Genomic window (Spirosoma sp. KCTC 42546):
CTCACATTATTATCGGTATGTAGCGCACAAAAAACAATTTAAACTTACTCCCTTTTCCCACAGACCCAGGCACTTTCTAAAACTCATCTGGCTGTAAAGAATGAACGAGCGGTTGCTGACCAATAGGAACTTATCTTTTTCTATTCATATATGTACCGAATTTATTAATCGGACGTTAGTAGAAGATAGTACTGTATGTAGTTCGTATCTGGTTATGCCTCTTTTTGCCTCTAGTCGTCGTCGTTTACGCATCTCTTTTATTATTGCGATCAGCCTGATTTTTAGTCTTGTTACAGTTGCCCAACTTAATTTAACCTACCATCTGCTCAACGGCTATTTCTTGAGTAGCGATGCCCCTGTTAATAAAGGAAAGCCTACCCTATTTGTATTCGAACAGGCCGAAACATTCGGGAACGTGTTCAAACCAGCCACTACTATGAGTAAGCGGCCTGATGCGGTGAATTTCACCAAAGAAATGGCCATTGGTATTGCCCTACCACCAACTAACAAGCCCCCAAAGCTTTCCGTAAGCAAAGTATTCGTCCAGGATTCCGTTTTGACGGTCCGCTATATTCGCATTGCAGACACCACCTTAACGAATAATCCGCAATCCTTTACAAGTCAGCCTATTCTGCTATTTGCTATCCCGAAGCAGGTAGTTCTAAAAACTAAACTTGTTGAAAATGGCAAAGTGGTGCAGTTGCTTAAGAAACGTGAAGAAGAGTAACGCTCTTTTTTGACCTTAGGCTAGCCTGTTGCACCTGATATATATAGCGATCACAGGATGAGTTTGACTCCGTAAAGTTGACAAGAACATAGAACCGCCTGACAGCTAAAGTCATCATAGAGTAAATGGGAACGCTGGTCTTTGCAAAGACCAGCGTTTTTTAGTTCGTAAACAAAAAGCCCCATCTTGATGATGGGGCTAAGTATTTTTCTTGATAAACGTGATCTTATGGGTCAGATGCACTTGGATACTTATTAGACGTAGAAAGTGTTATTTGGACACAAAAAAAACGTTGGGTCTAAAAGTCCCAACGTTTCATCTAACCCATAAGAGCTCGCAAACTGACAGACCGACAGCTTGCAATCAGTACCAATTTAGTTGTAAAACAACCAAATTGGTAACTTATTGATTATATGGCCAACAGAATAGACAACAAAAAAAACGCCAGTTCTACTAGAACTGGCGTTTCTGCATTCCGTTCAAACCTAAACTCACCCTAAGAGCGGCATAGGTTATTTAAATATAAATCTTGTGCCTCAGAGGATTGCATTAAAATTGATCGGCATTATGAACAATTACACCAAATCCGTTTAATCCAGAAGCCTGTTTCACGTCTCAATCATCAATATGGTTTTCCCACGGCCAAAAATATCTCATGGACATAGCTCCTTTACGTGATGTAAGTACAGGCGGCCTGTGATTGTCTGTAATTTATGGCACTCCTTTTTTATCCGTCCTTAGCTCTACTTAGATATCATCCTGACCTTCGAAACTATCGACAATATCGTTCATCAATTTTGGGCAATTTTCCTCATAAATCGGGCGCTTACCTGACTATTCCAGTTAGTAAAATTTTTACAGCATGATTTTGCCTGTTCATATGCTTAACAAGTGATTTTATAGACAAAAACCAGATATTGACACACTAAATGAGGCCTTAATGCTTCCTTACTCATAACATATGACCGAATAGTATATTTTTAAACACGAATAGCTTGTCTGGCAAGGTTTTGGCGCTTTGTGAATTCTATAAAACTCATAAATCATGGAACGCAACATCAACCCGGATTTACTTAAGGAATACATCAAAACACTTATCGCTACGGATGTAGTATTCCCCGGTATACTGCCTCGCCAGTGGGGTAATGACTTCAATCGTATGGAATTACAGGTAATTCACTTCACACTGAAATTTATCCTCAAAACAGCTGATCCAAAAACCAAAAAAGTTCTGATTGAAGCCTTCAAAAAGGTTGAAGAGCATGACTTAAGCCTACACTGGTTTCTATGCGACTTCTGGGAAGCTATTGTTCCCATACTGATCAAATACCCGTATTGGCCAACTCGAAAATCGTCATTTCAACACGAATTGAATTAATAAAATCTCACTATATACCCAGGGTCAGCTGCCCTCCCTGAACCGTTGCTATAGGCTGTAAACTTGATAGTGAGACACCCAGCAAACGAACACCTTTTGGCAGAGGGAGTAAAGAAGCCAATAAGTCGAGGCTGATTCTGGCAAATACCGATTGGTCCGCAATGACGCTGAGGGACGTTCGACTGCGGGTAATCTGCTGAAAATCGGCATATTTAACCTTCAGCGTAACCGTCCGGCCTACCAGGCCCATTCGCTCACAGTAGGCCCATACGCTTTTTATCAACGGTTCCAGCTCCGTTGCCAAATCGGCATAGTCTGTTAAATCCTGTTCAAAGGTGTTCTCTGAACCTACAGATTTGCGCTCCCGATCCGGAGTCACCGGGCGGGTGTCGATGGCCCGGGCGATGCTATAATAGTGATGGCCTACTTTACCGAAATGGTCCAGCAAAAACGCTTCGCTTTTCTGCCGCAAATCCAGACCGGTAAAAATGCCCAGTTGATTCATTTTTGCTGCCGTCACGCTGCCAATCCCGTGAAACTGCCCAACCGTCAGGCCTTCTACAAAGGCTAGTCCCTGATGCGGCTTAATGACAAACAAGCCATCAGGTTTTCGGTAATCGGAAGCCAGTTTCGCCAGGAATTTGTTATAAGAAACGCCCGCTGATGCCGTCAGACCCGTTTCCTGTTTGATCTGCTCTTTGATGGCCTGAGCCGTTTGCGTAGCGGTGCGTTGGTCCGTCAGTGTATCCGTTACATCGAGGTAGGCTTCATCCAGCGACAGCGGTTCAATCAGGCTGGTAAACTGAGCGAAAATAGCCCGTATCTGACTGGAAACGGCCTTGTATACATCAAAGCGAGGCTTTACAAATAGCAGATCCGGGCACTTGCGAAGAGCGATGGATGAAGCCATGGCCGAGCGTACGCCATATTTTCGGGCTTCATAACTGGCGGCAGCTACCACGCCCCGCTGTCGGGAGCCCCCTACGGCTACGGGTTTCCCGCGCAGATCGGGGTTATCGCGCTGCTCAACAGATGCGTAGAAAGCGTCCATATCGATATGGATGATTTTTCGGGTACCGGGCTGCTCCATACTCAAATTACCCGTTTCTGTATACCTCTGCCAGCCGTGTTACAACATCCCATGAAAACGGAAGCCATTGATCACGGGTGCTGTCAAATACTTCGGTAGCTGCTTCGCAGGCGAACAGCTTATAATCAAACTTGGGGTAATTACTGACCAAATAGCCCGGATAGTAGTACTCTTTCTGGTAGCGTTGGGCAAACTTAATTTTCTGTAGCATCAGGTATTTCCCCAAGCTATGTTTACGGTAATCCGGGTGGTAAAAATTCATGATACCCGCAATGCTTTGAGCGCCATTATCGAAGATACCGGCAGCAATCAAACTGGCTCCGTCCCGCACTTCAACTACGTACGTATCAAACACATTATACACGGCTCCGTCCAGCAGGCAAGATTCAACAGATTCGGGGGCGTCAAAATTTATGGAACTTCTGTACAAGGCATACAGGCTCTCCAGTTCCTGCGAAAGCACAAAGGGCTTCACCGCAACGGAGAATTTCTCATTGCTTCGTAATAGCCGGAGCTGTTTTGTGCCATATGTAACAGTTGCGAGTGTAATACGTAACCAGTGTACCGCACAGAGCGAATCATCGAACAGGACAAACCGGCAGGTAAAAACATCCTGCTGCATCCGAAAATAGCCTTTGCTCAGGCACAAATCCAGCATACTTCCTTTCATAGGTAGGTTGGGATAGCGCGAACGTCTACGTTCGTGCTGATTATTCTCCGGCCTCTGGCCGATTGGTGATTAGTTGGCTTCAGGCCAAAGGCCGGGAAATAGTCAGCACGAACGTAGACGTTCGCGCTATCCTATCACTTTCCGGTGGTTATCTCTTCATAAGCGGCCTGCAGGCTCCGTATAATGCCATCACCCTGCCACTCTGTTACACCCGGAATAGCTGTTGCTTTCAGAATCTCGTCTTTCGATTTTCCCGCTTTGACTTCTCCCCCAACAAACACCAGGAGCTTCTCCAGATAGTCTTTAAATGCCTTGATATCTTCTTTACTTCCCGTAATTTTTTCGGGGTCGAAGGCGTGCCCAAACACGAAGATGGTTTTGTTATCGAAAGTCGTCAGCGTTTTATCCAGAACTGTAATCCAGTTTTTAATACTGGCTCCCGCACTTTTATCAATAAACGGATACCGACGATTCGACATTAAGTCGCCCATGTGCAGCACGTTGGCGTTCTCGAAATGGATTAAGCCATCGCCATCCGTGTGGCCCGGTCCGAAATAATAGGCCCGAATACTTTCGCTGCCTACCTTCCGCTTCCAACCCTCATTAAAGGTGATATCGGGATAGAGTTGCTTATCCTCGGTCTTTGCTTTTTCGGCGACTGCTTTCTGGTTTTTCAACGAATTCTCGTGCGCTACTACGTGACCCACCATCCCTTTAAACGCAATGTTTCCCGACGTATGGTCGCCGTGGTGATGCGTATTAATCAGTAAGGGAAAGGCTTTATCTTCCGTTTTTTTCAGGGCGTCAATTAAATGCTGCGCCTGTTCGGGAAATTCAGAATCGACAACTACCCAGCCCTCTTTGGTTTGGAGATAGGCAATCGTGCCGCCTTTTTCGGTAAAAACGCCCACATTATCGCGAACCATCTTCATTTTGAATGGGTCGTCGGCCAACCGATTGGCAAACAATGCGTGCTGAAACAGGGAAACGCCCCCTAAAGTTAAGGCCGTGTGTTGAACGAAACGTCTGCGATTCATGGACTTGTCGGTTCGGGTTTAGCGATTTTTTAGCCGATGGCTAATTGAGTTGAAAGTTACTCAAAAAGCCGATACAAGTCTGTTTCGTAACCGCTCGTCCAAACTAGATTCTATTGATTCTTCAACACAATTTTTGGTGCTGTCAGTTTCTTAAAACTGACAGCACCAGCAGTGTTCATCAAATTAACGAATCAGGTAACGACACGTCTGGGCCAAGCTGGAGCTTGGCCCAGACCCTATAGACGGCTAGGATTTGGCCAGGTCTTCCGGGCGAACCGGTAATTGCCGGAGTCGTTTTCCGGTAGCGGCAAAAAGGGCGTTAACAAGCGCCGGGGCAATAGGTGGCACGCCTGGTTCGCCAGCACCGCCCATTGGTCCGGTGCTGGGTACAATGTATACGTCAATGACTGGCATTTCATCGATACGTAGCATACGGTAGTCATGGAAATTGCTTTGCTGAACCCGGCCCCGCTCCAGGGTAATTTCACCGTAAAGAGCAGCCGTGAGACCATACACAATACAGCTTTCCATCTGCGCCCGAACGCCATCGGGATTTACAGCCAGTCCGCAATCAATGGCGCAGACCACGCGGTGGAGATGAATCTTTTGTTTATCAACCGATAACTCAACGACTTGCGCGATGTAACTTCCCATAGCCGCATGGACAGCCACGCCCCTGAATCGACCAGGCGGTAGTGGTTTTTCCCAGTTGGCTTTTTCGGCAGCAAGGTTAAGTGCCGCCAGATGCCGGGGATGCTCGTTCAAAAGCATACGTCTGTAGGCAACAGGGTCTTTGCCCGCTATAGTCGCGAGTTCATCCACTAACGTTTCCATCACAAAAGCGGTGTGCGTATTACCAACGGACCGCCAGGGAAGAACAGGAACATGGCAGGTAGTTGTGTGAAGCTCAACGGAATGGTCAGGAATCTTTGCCAGGTAAGGCGATCCATGCACCCCACCTACCGAACTATAATCAATACCCTTCTGAACAATTTCCGCGGCCAATGGGGTATTAGTAAAAAGAGATTGCCCAACAATTCGGTGTTGCCAGGCTGTCGGGAATCCGTCTCGGCCAATCCCGATTGTTGCCCGATGCAGATAAACGGGCCGGTAATAGCCGCCTTGGATATCATCCTCCCGAGACCATATCAGTTTGATAAACTTACCACTGACTTTAGCGATCTGAACGGCTTCCAT
Coding sequences:
- the dinB gene encoding DNA polymerase IV produces the protein MEQPGTRKIIHIDMDAFYASVEQRDNPDLRGKPVAVGGSRQRGVVAAASYEARKYGVRSAMASSIALRKCPDLLFVKPRFDVYKAVSSQIRAIFAQFTSLIEPLSLDEAYLDVTDTLTDQRTATQTAQAIKEQIKQETGLTASAGVSYNKFLAKLASDYRKPDGLFVIKPHQGLAFVEGLTVGQFHGIGSVTAAKMNQLGIFTGLDLRQKSEAFLLDHFGKVGHHYYSIARAIDTRPVTPDRERKSVGSENTFEQDLTDYADLATELEPLIKSVWAYCERMGLVGRTVTLKVKYADFQQITRSRTSLSVIADQSVFARISLDLLASLLPLPKGVRLLGVSLSSLQPIATVQGGQLTLGI
- a CDS encoding arginine-tRNA-protein transferase, with translation MKGSMLDLCLSKGYFRMQQDVFTCRFVLFDDSLCAVHWLRITLATVTYGTKQLRLLRSNEKFSVAVKPFVLSQELESLYALYRSSINFDAPESVESCLLDGAVYNVFDTYVVEVRDGASLIAAGIFDNGAQSIAGIMNFYHPDYRKHSLGKYLMLQKIKFAQRYQKEYYYPGYLVSNYPKFDYKLFACEAATEVFDSTRDQWLPFSWDVVTRLAEVYRNG
- a CDS encoding MBL fold metallo-hydrolase; the protein is MNRRRFVQHTALTLGGVSLFQHALFANRLADDPFKMKMVRDNVGVFTEKGGTIAYLQTKEGWVVVDSEFPEQAQHLIDALKKTEDKAFPLLINTHHHGDHTSGNIAFKGMVGHVVAHENSLKNQKAVAEKAKTEDKQLYPDITFNEGWKRKVGSESIRAYYFGPGHTDGDGLIHFENANVLHMGDLMSNRRYPFIDKSAGASIKNWITVLDKTLTTFDNKTIFVFGHAFDPEKITGSKEDIKAFKDYLEKLLVFVGGEVKAGKSKDEILKATAIPGVTEWQGDGIIRSLQAAYEEITTGK